The Caldibacillus debilis DSM 16016 genomic interval TAAGATCATGGAGCAAAATCCCCGTTAAAATTCCCGAGGCCACGGCAAAAAAACCGGTTTTTTCCGAAGCATGAAAAGAATGGGTTAAAACCGTTCCGAATACGCCGAGCCAAAACACGACGCTTCCCGGCGAAATGGCGACCAAAAATCCATTCCAATAGGATGATTTCAATGATTTTTTTATTTTTTCATTTCCCAAACGGATATCCTTATCCGCATTTTTGATGCTGTCGATCCCGATATACAATAAAATGAGGGAGCCGAACAGCCACATTAAGGTTTGGACGGCGGGCACGGCCAGAACGGACGCGAAGCCAAAATAAAGAAGGGTAATCAAGATCAAATCCACCGTCATCCCGCCCAGTCCGACAAACCATCCATGGAAAAACCCGTTTTTCAAGCCTTGTTTCGTCATTTCGATGGTCACCGCCCCGACGGGAAGGGCGATGGATAAACCTAACAATACGTGGGTGAAGAAAAGCGCAAACATCCGACCCCTCCAACCTTGCCGGATCAACCGGCCGCTTTGAATCCCTGGAACCGCTATTGCAAACGACGGGATTACTCCAGCCATTGGCATTTGATAAAATTAATATAATCTCAAATTAACCCCAACAAAAGGTACAGTTTTTGAAAATCATATAGGGACAGATTGGAATGCGGGTGGTCACCACATGTTTGAAATCACGCCAACCTTTGACGAAAACGCGGATAAACCCCTATATTTCCAACTTTATGATTACATCCGGGGAGAAATGGAAGCGGGACGGATTCCCCCCAACACCCGGTTGCCGTCCATCCGGAAACTGGCCCGGCATCTGGGAGTCAGCAAAAACACGGTGGAAGCCGCCTATCAACAATTAATGGCGGAAGGGTACATGATCAGCAAACCGAAAAGCGGGTATTATGCAGCCGAAATGGAAGATCGGCCGTCCGCCGCCATCCATTCGCACAAGAAGATTTCTTTATTCGACCAGAGGAACCGGCATATGCCAGCCAAAACCGATATCCGGATTGATTTTCGGCACGGGAATATTGATCGGGAAAGTTTTCCCATTGCGGTATGGAAAAAGTTAAGCAATCAAGTGATGCGGGAAAAGGAAATTTTTTCCTATGGAGAGCCGCAGGGAGAGCCCGAATTTCGCCTCGAACTTGCGAAATACTTGTATCAATCGCGGGGAGTGGTATGTTCTCCCGATCAGATCATCATCGGCGGAGGAATCCAGCAGCTGCTCAGCCTCCTCTGTTTAATCATCGGGGCAAAACGCCATCCGATCGCTTTTGAAAATCCGGGTTATGATGGGGCGAGGGAAATCTTTCTCCATCACGGCTTTCCGGTCATCCCCATTGAGGTGAATCGGCAAGGCATTCATCTGGAAAAACTGGAAAAAAGTGAAGCTCGTTTCGTGTATGTTACCCCTTCGCACCAATTTCCCCTTGGATTCATTATGCCCGTCGCCAGCCGCATCAAGCTGATCCGGTGGGCGGAGCGGGCAAACGGATATATCATTGAAGACGATTACGACAGCGAATTTCGGTATAAAGGGAAACCGATCCCGGCTTTGCAAGGATTGGATCCCCACGGCCGGGTCATCTATTTGGGCACGTTTTCCAAATCGCTATTGCCTTCCGTTCGCATCGCCTACATGATCTTGCCGAAACCGTTGATGACGAAGTATAAAATGAATTTTTCCATATATGAGCAGCCTGTTTCAAAAATTCATCAAAAGACCCTTTACCTATTTATGCGTGAAGGCTATTGGGAAAAGCATCTCCGGAAAATGAGGCATGTTTATCAGAAAAAACATATGATGCTGATCCGGACGATTCAAACGTATATGGGAGACAACGTGAGGATCATCGGAGAAGATTCCGGACTCCATGTCATCCTGGAGGTGAAAAGCGACGATACGGAGGAACATCTGATTCAAACGGCAAAAAATGCTGGCATCCGCGTTTACCCGACATCCAACTATTGGATGGACAACCCGCCTTCGCCTTACCCGCAAATCCTTATGGGATTCGGCGGATTAAGCGAAAATGAAATGATCCAAGGAATCCGTATATTGAGCGAAACTTGGTTCAGCTAGCATAATCTGCCGTCAGGCGGGGGCTTCACCCATTTTCTGCGGGAAGGCGGCGGACCGGCAGGCGATCCGCAGCGTCCTTCCCGTTTAAAATGCCCCGGTTTGCAAATCATCCGTTCACCCTGTACAAATAGATCCTCCACCAGGAATCATCGTCCTCGAATACCTTTTCCAGGGCGAGGCCGTTTTCCTCCGCGTTAAGGATCGGGACCGCCGAAAGGATATACTCCCCGCCCATTTTTTTGAACTGTTCCGTGTTCAAATCCAAGTCTTTGATCACCCGTTCCGATCGTTTCGAAAACATATAATGTTTGCCCAGCTCGGCGGTGAAAATATAGCAGCGGCCGCCCCAATGGTCGAAATAATCCCGGATCGTTTTGTCTTTCGCCAGTTCCCGTTCGATGATTTTGCGGAATTCCAATTTATAGCTTAAAGGATAGATATTGTTATAGGTATCGAGGGTATAAAAGCCGTTGTATTGGGCGATCGCCGGATGGATGCCGATGCTGGCCACCCGGTAGTCCTCCGCCGGTTTTCCGATATAGGCTTTGATTTCCTGAAACTGCTTTTCCGCGTAAAACTGTTTGAAGCTCGGGGAGTGGCGGTAATAGATTTGCTCGTTGTACGGAACAAGGATGAGAAACTGGGCCAAAATCAGGCCGGCGGCGGCCGCCTTCCCCAGCCGTTCCGTCCTCTCCCCGCCCAAAAAAGGCCATGATCTCACCGCATCCGCCAGGATCTTTAACGACAAGGCGAAGAGGGCATAGACGACGACCGGGCTGAAATAATGGAAACGGGAAAAATTGAAGGAATTCAGGATGCCGACCCGTTCTTTCAGCGGCTGCCACCCTTCGTAGAACCAGAAGGCGTACCAGGTGGACAAAGCGAGATGAAAGAAATGGAGAAAAAGAAACAGCTTCTCTTCCTTCCATCTTTTTTTCCAGATCACGTAAACGAGGCACAGCAGGGAGAAGGGCAGGATCAATTTGTCGTGGACCGAGCGGTCCTGGTTATGGGCGAAAATATAGTTTTTCAAGATCAATTTGAAAGTGGCCGCAAGGCTGTTTTTCGATTCGTAAAAAACGTCCCGGTTTGTCGGTTCATGGGGAAGGAGTATGGAAGTGACCAAACGGTGATCCATCAGCAGATAAATGCCGGTCATGTAAACAATCGCAAGCAGGAACCGGACGTTCCATTTCCTTGTCCGGATGGCGTCGATCAGCCAAACAACGCCCATCGCCGTCAAAAAATAGAAAAAACCGAGGACGAAGCTGGACAAAAAGGGCAGACCCGTCAATATCAAATAATGGAACCATTTGGCCTTCCCCGCCCGGATGTGCAAAAACGCCCACAGGGCAAGGGGCATGCCCAAAA includes:
- a CDS encoding LysE family translocator codes for the protein MFALFFTHVLLGLSIALPVGAVTIEMTKQGLKNGFFHGWFVGLGGMTVDLILITLLYFGFASVLAVPAVQTLMWLFGSLILLYIGIDSIKNADKDIRLGNEKIKKSLKSSYWNGFLVAISPGSVVFWLGVFGTVLTHSFHASEKTGFFAVASGILTGILLHDLIFMSIVAGARKIVNRTFIKWVSTIAGCLLVGFSLFFAYEFFKGINDL
- a CDS encoding DUF6044 family protein, which produces MARKFCNKPFFIGIACLIIGLWTSPYFILGEDAHMRIHDNLDSNIAWYKVLKESGQLFAPGDAPIGQIINGELKRNAFYTEFYAMIALFMVFPPVIAYGLSQLITRLLAFIGMYLLLKDFIVKDERAWFIQIGTALTFSLIPYWPSGMLSILGMPLALWAFLHIRAGKAKWFHYLILTGLPFLSSFVLGFFYFLTAMGVVWLIDAIRTRKWNVRFLLAIVYMTGIYLLMDHRLVTSILLPHEPTNRDVFYESKNSLAATFKLILKNYIFAHNQDRSVHDKLILPFSLLCLVYVIWKKRWKEEKLFLFLHFFHLALSTWYAFWFYEGWQPLKERVGILNSFNFSRFHYFSPVVVYALFALSLKILADAVRSWPFLGGERTERLGKAAAAGLILAQFLILVPYNEQIYYRHSPSFKQFYAEKQFQEIKAYIGKPAEDYRVASIGIHPAIAQYNGFYTLDTYNNIYPLSYKLEFRKIIERELAKDKTIRDYFDHWGGRCYIFTAELGKHYMFSKRSERVIKDLDLNTEQFKKMGGEYILSAVPILNAEENGLALEKVFEDDDSWWRIYLYRVNG
- the pdxR gene encoding MocR-like pyridoxine biosynthesis transcription factor PdxR gives rise to the protein MFEITPTFDENADKPLYFQLYDYIRGEMEAGRIPPNTRLPSIRKLARHLGVSKNTVEAAYQQLMAEGYMISKPKSGYYAAEMEDRPSAAIHSHKKISLFDQRNRHMPAKTDIRIDFRHGNIDRESFPIAVWKKLSNQVMREKEIFSYGEPQGEPEFRLELAKYLYQSRGVVCSPDQIIIGGGIQQLLSLLCLIIGAKRHPIAFENPGYDGAREIFLHHGFPVIPIEVNRQGIHLEKLEKSEARFVYVTPSHQFPLGFIMPVASRIKLIRWAERANGYIIEDDYDSEFRYKGKPIPALQGLDPHGRVIYLGTFSKSLLPSVRIAYMILPKPLMTKYKMNFSIYEQPVSKIHQKTLYLFMREGYWEKHLRKMRHVYQKKHMMLIRTIQTYMGDNVRIIGEDSGLHVILEVKSDDTEEHLIQTAKNAGIRVYPTSNYWMDNPPSPYPQILMGFGGLSENEMIQGIRILSETWFS